The following are encoded in a window of Kitasatospora sp. NBC_01250 genomic DNA:
- a CDS encoding cytochrome b/b6 domain-containing protein gives MPRPADMDGDRPLPRFTRAERWVHRCTATLMLICIATAACLYLPQLAELVGRRRLVETVHEWSGLALPVPLLLGLGSRALRRDLGRLNRFAPYDREWLKAALWRSYRRSAGKFNAGQKLWASWIAGATLVMLGTGLLMWFTGLAPLSWRTGATFVHDWLALAVGVVVGGHLWMALRDPQARRGMRTGWVERDWAVREHPQWEPTEEEGDRTSGPGRAPARLPDQPRAR, from the coding sequence ATGCCCCGACCAGCTGACATGGACGGGGACCGGCCGCTGCCCCGGTTCACCCGCGCCGAGCGCTGGGTGCACCGCTGCACGGCGACGCTGATGCTGATCTGCATCGCCACCGCCGCCTGCCTCTACCTGCCGCAGCTGGCCGAGCTGGTGGGCCGCCGGCGCCTGGTGGAGACGGTGCACGAGTGGTCGGGGCTGGCGCTGCCGGTGCCACTGCTGCTTGGCCTCGGCTCCCGGGCGCTGCGCCGGGACCTGGGCCGGCTGAACCGCTTCGCGCCCTACGACCGGGAGTGGCTGAAGGCGGCGCTGTGGCGCTCCTACCGGCGCAGCGCCGGGAAGTTCAACGCGGGGCAGAAGCTCTGGGCGAGCTGGATCGCGGGCGCCACGCTGGTGATGCTCGGCACCGGGCTGCTGATGTGGTTCACCGGCCTGGCCCCGCTGAGCTGGCGCACCGGGGCGACCTTCGTGCACGACTGGCTGGCGCTCGCGGTGGGCGTGGTGGTCGGCGGCCACCTGTGGATGGCGCTGCGCGACCCGCAGGCCCGGCGCGGGATGCGCACCGGGTGGGTGGAGCGTGACTGGGCGGTGCGCGAGCACCCGCAGTGGGAGCCCACCGAGGAGGAGGGCGACCGGACGAGCGGTCCGGGCCGCGCCCCCGCGCGGCTGCCGGATCAGCCGCGGGCCAGGTAG
- a CDS encoding NUDIX hydrolase, whose product MSDPRDELLDVVDEHDRVIGTEPRGEVYRRNLTHRCVMILVRDAEGRIFVHRRSADKLFAPGAHDVFVGGVVGTGESYAEAAVREAEEELGVTGISTEPLFRFLFEEPGHSWFCDVHEARWTGPVAPQAEEIDWHGWLTDAEVADRLTRWEFVPDGREAYRRYLARG is encoded by the coding sequence ATGAGTGATCCTCGGGATGAACTGCTGGACGTGGTCGACGAGCACGACCGGGTGATCGGCACCGAGCCGCGCGGCGAGGTCTACCGGCGCAACCTGACCCACCGCTGCGTGATGATCCTGGTCCGCGACGCCGAGGGGCGGATCTTCGTGCACCGCCGCTCGGCCGACAAGCTCTTCGCGCCGGGCGCCCACGACGTCTTCGTCGGCGGGGTGGTCGGCACCGGCGAGAGCTACGCCGAGGCCGCCGTCCGGGAGGCCGAGGAGGAGCTGGGCGTGACCGGCATCAGCACCGAGCCGCTGTTCCGCTTCCTCTTCGAGGAGCCCGGCCACTCCTGGTTCTGCGACGTGCACGAGGCCCGCTGGACCGGACCGGTGGCGCCGCAGGCCGAGGAGATCGACTGGCACGGCTGGCTCACCGACGCCGAGGTCGCCGACCGGCTGACCCGCTGGGAGTTCGTCCCCGACGGGCGCGAGGCCTACCGGCGCTACCTGGCCCGCGGCTGA
- a CDS encoding serine hydrolase domain-containing protein, translated as MVEIWGETAPGYEPVRAAFERNFRDYGELGAAVALYVRGHKVVDLWGGDARPEVGGRPAPAVAWTADTAQVLRSVTKGCTAAVALLLAQRGLLDLDAPVAGYWPEFKAAGKERIPVRWLLSHRAGLPALDTPLRVEDVLAWEPAVAAVAAQAPAWEPGSAHGYHPYTFGWLVGEVVRRVSGRTVGRYFAEEIARPLGLDLWIGLPGGAAPRVGRLVDLPAPPVAVGEGSGGLRLRPKRSVVAAYQDPASLTARAFGAVEPRLDLNDPAVQAAEIPGANGVGTARAVARFYAALIGAADRPGGPPGQPLPALFSPATLAEAVGPAADGPDRVLIVNSRFGHGYFRHSSTSPMTSPAAFGHPGRGGALGFADPELGLGFGYVTCGMQPGVTGDIRSRGLIAAVRSCLAA; from the coding sequence GTGGTGGAGATCTGGGGCGAGACGGCGCCGGGGTACGAGCCGGTGCGGGCGGCCTTCGAGCGGAACTTCCGCGACTACGGCGAGCTCGGTGCGGCCGTGGCGCTCTATGTCCGCGGGCACAAGGTGGTGGACCTGTGGGGAGGCGACGCGCGGCCCGAGGTCGGCGGCCGGCCGGCGCCCGCGGTGGCCTGGACGGCGGACACCGCCCAGGTGCTGCGCTCGGTGACCAAGGGCTGCACGGCCGCCGTCGCGCTGCTGCTGGCCCAGCGCGGCCTGCTCGACCTGGACGCGCCGGTGGCCGGGTACTGGCCGGAGTTCAAGGCGGCCGGCAAGGAGCGGATCCCGGTGCGCTGGCTGCTCTCGCACCGCGCCGGGCTGCCCGCGCTGGACACCCCGCTGCGGGTGGAGGACGTGCTGGCCTGGGAGCCCGCGGTGGCCGCCGTCGCCGCGCAGGCGCCGGCCTGGGAGCCGGGCAGCGCGCACGGCTACCACCCCTACACCTTCGGCTGGCTGGTCGGCGAGGTGGTGCGGCGGGTGAGCGGACGCACGGTGGGGCGGTACTTCGCCGAGGAGATCGCCCGGCCGCTCGGCCTGGACCTGTGGATCGGGCTGCCGGGCGGAGCCGCGCCCCGGGTGGGCCGGCTGGTGGACCTGCCCGCGCCGCCGGTCGCCGTCGGTGAGGGGTCGGGCGGGCTGCGACTGCGGCCCAAGCGCTCGGTGGTGGCCGCCTACCAGGACCCGGCCTCGCTGACCGCCCGCGCCTTCGGGGCCGTCGAACCGCGGCTGGACCTGAACGACCCGGCCGTGCAGGCCGCCGAGATCCCCGGCGCCAACGGGGTCGGCACGGCCCGCGCGGTGGCCCGCTTCTACGCGGCGCTGATCGGTGCGGCCGACCGGCCCGGTGGCCCGCCCGGGCAGCCGCTGCCCGCGCTCTTCTCGCCCGCGACGCTGGCCGAGGCGGTGGGGCCGGCCGCCGATGGGCCCGACCGGGTGCTGATCGTCAACTCGCGCTTCGGGCACGGTTACTTCCGGCACAGTTCGACCTCGCCGATGACCTCGCCCGCGGCCTTCGGACACCCGGGGCGCGGCGGAGCGCTGGGGTTCGCCGATCC